A window of Sphingorhabdus lacus contains these coding sequences:
- a CDS encoding DUF1465 family protein, producing the protein MESLHHELTPKLLESLYIEAMILADEARSYFDRDQMTVNLSPEISVAFSCESLKVTTRLMHSIAWLLNQKALLAGEISHYDSLTDARDLGYSPASDSFQVDRFPEEARALIAASEDLYFRLQRMSQKMRSADMPVPEPLAMIERLRASF; encoded by the coding sequence ATGGAAAGTCTGCATCACGAACTCACCCCGAAACTGCTGGAATCGCTCTATATCGAAGCGATGATTCTGGCGGATGAGGCGCGTTCCTATTTTGACCGTGACCAGATGACCGTCAATCTTTCGCCTGAAATATCCGTCGCCTTTTCATGCGAATCGTTAAAGGTGACGACCCGCCTGATGCACAGCATTGCATGGCTGCTTAACCAGAAAGCTTTGCTCGCGGGCGAAATTTCGCACTATGACAGCCTGACCGACGCACGCGATCTGGGCTACTCCCCCGCCAGCGACTCGTTCCAGGTTGACCGCTTCCCCGAAGAAGCCCGCGCCCTGATCGCCGCAAGCGAAGACCTTTATTTCCGCCTGCAGCGGATGAGCCAGAAAATGCGCAGCGCCGATATGCCGGTCCCCGAACCGCTGGCGATGATAGAAAGGCTGCGCGCTTCTTTTTGA
- a CDS encoding ABC transporter transmembrane domain-containing protein, with product MVAHFASHYPRQILYAGIALAVAASATLAIPAGFQRIIDKGFIANGGDIDPYFRYLLMIVAVLAVATALRFYFVSWLGERVVADIRVAVQKNLLGLAPRFFEENRPAEIASRMTADTAVIEQIVGTTVSVAARNLVIGVGGIIYLFTLAPKLTAALLIGIPIVILPIVFIGRRLEKASRSSQDRVADIGTITSESLGALKIVQAFGQEGREHIRFSDAVESTFAAAKRRIGLRAMLTAIVIALIFSAITLLMWEGAQGVAEGTISGGTIAAFVLTGGLVAGAFGALTEVYGDLVRGAGASGRLAELLAAQPDIAPPAKPVALPVPPRGQLEFQNVNFRYPTRPEVSALDNFSLKVSPGETVAVVGPSGAGKSTLFQLAQRFYDPESGAIRIDGVALTSADPAEIRLRMAYVPQDTVLFASSARDNLRYGNWLADDDAIWHAAEQANAANFLRELPQGLDTYLGEGGARLSGGQRQRIAIARAVLRQAPILLLDEATSALDAESERLVQDALDHLMKDRTTIVIAHRLATVRSADRIIVMDQGRIVEEGDHAKLSAAGGLYARLASLQFDA from the coding sequence ATGGTTGCCCATTTCGCCAGCCATTATCCGCGCCAGATACTCTATGCCGGTATCGCGCTTGCTGTCGCGGCCAGCGCGACGCTGGCGATCCCTGCGGGTTTCCAGCGGATCATCGACAAGGGCTTCATCGCCAATGGCGGCGACATCGACCCCTATTTCCGCTATCTGCTGATGATCGTCGCGGTGCTCGCCGTGGCGACGGCGCTGCGCTTCTATTTTGTGAGCTGGCTGGGTGAGCGCGTGGTGGCCGACATCCGCGTCGCGGTGCAGAAAAACCTGCTCGGTCTCGCGCCGCGCTTTTTTGAAGAAAACCGCCCCGCCGAAATCGCCAGCCGCATGACCGCCGATACCGCCGTTATCGAACAGATTGTCGGCACCACCGTTTCGGTTGCCGCGCGCAATCTGGTGATTGGCGTCGGCGGCATCATCTATCTTTTCACCCTCGCCCCCAAATTGACGGCGGCCCTGCTTATCGGCATCCCGATCGTCATCCTGCCCATCGTGTTCATCGGGCGTCGGCTGGAAAAGGCGTCGCGTTCCTCGCAGGACCGCGTCGCGGATATCGGCACCATCACCTCGGAAAGCCTGGGTGCGCTGAAAATCGTGCAGGCTTTCGGGCAGGAAGGGCGCGAGCATATCCGCTTTTCCGACGCTGTCGAAAGCACCTTTGCCGCGGCCAAGCGCCGCATCGGCCTGCGCGCCATGCTGACCGCCATTGTCATCGCCCTGATATTCAGCGCGATCACCCTGCTGATGTGGGAGGGTGCACAGGGCGTGGCCGAGGGCACTATTTCAGGCGGCACCATCGCGGCCTTCGTCCTGACCGGCGGTCTCGTTGCCGGTGCGTTCGGGGCATTGACCGAAGTCTATGGCGATCTGGTGCGCGGTGCAGGCGCCTCGGGCCGTCTTGCGGAATTGCTGGCGGCACAGCCCGATATCGCCCCGCCTGCCAAACCTGTCGCCCTGCCGGTCCCCCCGCGCGGGCAACTTGAGTTCCAGAATGTGAACTTCCGCTATCCCACCCGGCCCGAAGTATCGGCGCTCGATAATTTCAGCCTGAAGGTCAGCCCCGGCGAAACCGTCGCCGTCGTCGGCCCGTCGGGCGCAGGCAAGTCGACTTTGTTCCAATTGGCGCAGCGTTTCTACGATCCCGAAAGCGGCGCAATCCGCATCGACGGCGTCGCGCTGACCAGCGCCGACCCTGCCGAAATCCGCCTGCGCATGGCCTATGTGCCTCAGGACACCGTGCTGTTCGCCTCCTCCGCGCGCGACAATCTGCGCTATGGCAACTGGCTCGCCGACGACGACGCCATCTGGCACGCCGCCGAACAGGCCAATGCCGCGAACTTCCTGCGCGAATTGCCGCAGGGGCTCGACACCTATCTGGGCGAAGGCGGCGCGCGGTTGTCGGGCGGGCAACGCCAACGCATCGCCATCGCCCGCGCCGTCCTGCGGCAGGCCCCGATCCTGCTGCTCGACGAAGCGACCAGCGCACTCGACGCCGAAAGCGAACGTCTGGTGCAGGATGCGCTCGACCATCTGATGAAGGACCGCACGACCATCGTCATCGCGCACCGTCTGGCCACCGTCCGTTCGGCTGACCGGATCATCGTGATGGACCAGGGCCGCATCGTCGAAGAAGGCGATCATGCGAAGCTAAGCGCCGCTGGTGGTCTCTACGCACGGCTGGCGAGTTTGCAGTTCGACGCTTGA
- a CDS encoding polyhydroxyalkanoate depolymerase, translating into MLYTGYDIQRGWLAGAGWIAQKQADFLNNFASGPFSYGGMAPIAASALDVFAHSVMPRGKPAFGLDFVDIGGKHLPVTEVNEARKPFGQLKHFTYEGSSEKPRLLICAPMSGHFATLLRGTVERMLPVYDVYITDWKDARDVPLTGGGFDLESYIDYLIEWLEFIGPDAGGRGAHMLAVCQPSVPAYAAAAIMSANEHPLRPRTLTMMGGPIDTREAPTAVNDHATRRPHDWFVQNVIATVPPYYKGSGRRVYPGFLQLSGFMSMNLGNHMISHWSMFSDLVKGDGESADRHKEFYDEYRAVCDMTAEFYLQTVDTVFQRHLLPKGEFNYRGKLVDPGAIKDIAILAIEGERDDISGLGQTKAALTIATGLPDSHKKYHMAPEVGHYGIFNGSKWRERIAPVLEEWIAAHNG; encoded by the coding sequence ATGCTTTACACCGGTTATGATATTCAGCGCGGATGGCTTGCTGGCGCAGGTTGGATTGCCCAGAAACAAGCTGATTTCCTGAACAATTTTGCTTCCGGTCCGTTCAGCTATGGCGGCATGGCCCCGATTGCGGCCTCCGCGCTTGACGTTTTTGCCCATTCGGTAATGCCGCGCGGCAAACCCGCCTTCGGACTCGATTTTGTCGACATTGGCGGAAAGCATCTGCCGGTCACCGAAGTCAACGAAGCGCGCAAGCCCTTCGGTCAGCTCAAGCATTTTACCTATGAAGGCAGCAGCGAAAAGCCAAGGCTTCTGATCTGTGCGCCCATGTCGGGGCATTTCGCCACGCTGCTGCGCGGCACAGTGGAGCGGATGCTGCCTGTTTATGACGTTTATATCACCGACTGGAAAGATGCGCGCGATGTGCCGTTGACCGGCGGCGGTTTCGATCTGGAAAGCTATATCGACTATCTGATCGAGTGGCTCGAATTCATCGGTCCCGATGCAGGGGGTCGCGGCGCGCATATGCTGGCCGTGTGCCAGCCGTCGGTTCCGGCCTATGCCGCAGCCGCGATCATGAGCGCAAATGAACACCCCTTGCGTCCGCGCACGCTGACCATGATGGGCGGCCCGATCGACACCCGCGAGGCCCCCACCGCCGTCAACGACCATGCGACCCGCCGTCCGCACGACTGGTTCGTGCAAAATGTCATCGCGACCGTGCCGCCCTATTATAAAGGCTCGGGCCGCCGCGTGTATCCCGGGTTCCTGCAGCTTTCCGGCTTCATGTCGATGAACCTTGGCAACCATATGATCAGCCACTGGTCCATGTTCTCCGACCTCGTCAAAGGGGATGGGGAAAGCGCAGACCGGCACAAGGAATTTTACGACGAATATCGCGCGGTGTGCGACATGACCGCCGAATTCTACCTGCAGACGGTCGACACCGTGTTCCAGCGCCACCTGCTGCCCAAGGGCGAGTTCAACTATCGCGGCAAGCTGGTCGACCCCGGCGCGATTAAGGACATTGCGATCCTAGCGATTGAAGGCGAGCGGGACGATATCAGCGGCCTTGGCCAGACCAAAGCCGCGCTGACCATCGCAACCGGCCTGCCCGACAGCCACAAGAAATACCATATGGCGCCCGAAGTCGGCCATTATGGCATTTTCAACGGCAGCAAATGGCGCGAACGCATTGCGCCGGTGCTCGAAGAATGGATCGCCGCGCATAATGGTTGA
- a CDS encoding TIGR04063 family PEP-CTERM/XrtA system glycosyltransferase: MSRILHILDHSLPLHSGYTFRTRAIMKAQAAAGWEVAGITGVRQYQHGQVPDAVQETVEGLTFHRTLGEVSGPSPLREWREIAALADAIVALHARWPFDLLHAHSPALNGLAAFRAAQRLGLPLVYEIRAFWEDAAVGNGTGSEGSAKYRLTRALENYVVNHADAVAVICEGLKNDLVGRGVPPSKITISPNGVDLELFGSPPPADSALAAQLGLTGKDVIGYIGSFYDYEGLDDLIATMPLMAHDAHLLMVGGGPMEQALRAQSLASPCADRIHFVGRVSHEEVERYYSLVDLLAYPRKKMRLTDLVTPLKPLEAMAQGRLVAASDVGGHRELIRDGDTGTLFAADDPADMAAALDRLFANRTGWDAMRDRARHYVQNERSWQKNIYRYDPVYHLLIGDKAIARAA, translated from the coding sequence ATGTCGCGCATACTTCATATTCTTGATCACAGCCTGCCGCTGCACAGCGGGTACACGTTCCGCACCCGCGCCATCATGAAGGCGCAGGCCGCCGCCGGGTGGGAAGTCGCCGGAATCACGGGTGTCCGTCAATATCAGCACGGGCAGGTTCCCGATGCCGTTCAGGAGACGGTCGAGGGCCTGACTTTCCACCGCACCCTGGGCGAAGTGTCCGGGCCTTCGCCGTTGCGCGAATGGCGTGAGATTGCTGCCTTGGCCGATGCGATCGTCGCCCTGCACGCGCGCTGGCCGTTCGATCTGCTCCACGCCCATTCGCCTGCCCTGAACGGCTTGGCCGCCTTTCGCGCGGCGCAGCGGTTGGGCTTGCCGCTGGTCTATGAAATCCGCGCCTTTTGGGAAGATGCGGCGGTCGGCAATGGCACGGGCAGCGAAGGTTCGGCCAAATACCGCCTGACGCGTGCGCTCGAAAATTATGTGGTGAACCACGCCGATGCGGTCGCGGTCATCTGCGAAGGGTTGAAGAACGATCTGGTCGGACGCGGTGTGCCGCCGTCGAAAATCACCATCTCGCCCAATGGCGTCGACCTTGAACTGTTCGGATCACCGCCGCCTGCGGACAGCGCGCTCGCCGCGCAGCTTGGCCTGACGGGCAAGGATGTGATCGGCTATATTGGCAGCTTCTACGATTATGAAGGGCTGGACGACCTGATCGCCACCATGCCGTTGATGGCGCATGACGCGCATCTGCTCATGGTGGGCGGCGGACCGATGGAGCAGGCATTGCGCGCGCAATCACTGGCATCGCCCTGTGCCGACCGGATCCATTTTGTCGGCCGCGTCTCGCATGAAGAGGTCGAGCGTTATTACAGCCTTGTCGACCTGCTGGCCTATCCGCGCAAGAAGATGCGCCTGACCGATCTGGTCACCCCGCTCAAACCTCTGGAGGCGATGGCGCAGGGACGGCTTGTTGCGGCGTCGGACGTCGGCGGGCATCGCGAGCTGATCCGCGATGGCGACACCGGCACTTTGTTCGCGGCGGACGATCCCGCCGACATGGCCGCCGCGCTGGACCGTCTGTTTGCCAACCGCACCGGCTGGGACGCGATGCGCGACCGGGCGCGGCATTATGTTCAGAATGAACGCAGTTGGCAGAAGAATATTTATCGTTACGATCCTGTTTACCATTTGCTGATAGGGGATAAGGCAATTGCCCGAGCGGCGTGA
- a CDS encoding putative O-glycosylation ligase, exosortase A system-associated, with protein sequence MRDLIFVGYIALIMLMAFKRPFLFTLVYAYVDIVSPQRLSYFLLNSIPLSLILFALAFAGFALGDDKKDVRVSPRWFLLILLLGYCGYTTSVAVEPVAALDKWNWVWKALVFAAFLPLTLRTKLRMEATILTMVLCASALIVTGGIKTAAGGGGYGSLVILIDDNSGLFEGSIVSCVAITIIPLILWLAKHGTIFKPDWKVRAYAACLIFACLLIPVGTQARTGIVCIAVLGILLLRYVRHRMLYLGAVALVGLAAVPFLPSSFTTRADTIKNYKADESASTRLAVWAWTWEYVKEHPLGGGFDVYRQNRIRYDMEQKSNPAQPADYDAPAVREIVDEGRAFHSSYFEMLGEQGFPGLLMWLIIHLGGVWRMEVISRLYRKRNRPDEAWVAPLATALQNSQIVYLVGSLFVGIAFQTFFYMLIALQISFDTYLARRRKEAAWKPITSRRKLAEA encoded by the coding sequence ATGCGTGACCTGATCTTCGTCGGCTATATCGCGCTCATCATGTTGATGGCGTTCAAGCGGCCGTTCCTGTTCACGCTGGTCTACGCCTATGTCGACATCGTGTCGCCGCAACGGCTCAGCTATTTCCTGCTGAACTCGATACCGCTGTCGCTGATCCTCTTTGCGCTCGCCTTTGCAGGCTTTGCGCTGGGCGATGATAAAAAGGATGTGCGCGTATCTCCGCGCTGGTTCCTGCTGATCCTGCTGCTCGGCTATTGCGGCTATACAACGTCCGTCGCGGTGGAGCCTGTGGCCGCGCTCGACAAATGGAACTGGGTCTGGAAAGCGCTGGTCTTTGCCGCCTTCCTGCCCCTTACATTGCGCACAAAGCTGCGGATGGAGGCGACCATATTGACGATGGTGCTCTGCGCCTCCGCCCTCATCGTGACCGGCGGTATCAAGACCGCAGCGGGCGGCGGGGGCTATGGCTCGCTCGTCATCCTGATCGACGACAATAGCGGCCTGTTCGAAGGCAGCATCGTGTCCTGCGTTGCGATCACCATCATCCCGCTCATCCTCTGGCTTGCCAAGCACGGGACGATATTCAAACCCGACTGGAAGGTGCGCGCCTATGCCGCTTGTCTGATCTTCGCCTGCCTGCTGATCCCTGTCGGCACGCAGGCGCGCACCGGCATTGTGTGCATTGCCGTGCTCGGCATTTTGCTGCTGCGCTACGTCCGGCACCGGATGCTGTATCTGGGCGCAGTCGCGCTCGTAGGGCTGGCGGCGGTGCCGTTCCTGCCGTCGAGTTTCACGACGCGGGCCGACACCATCAAGAATTACAAAGCCGACGAATCCGCCTCGACCCGCCTCGCCGTCTGGGCGTGGACATGGGAATATGTGAAGGAACACCCGCTGGGCGGTGGCTTTGACGTCTATCGGCAGAACCGCATCCGCTACGATATGGAGCAGAAAAGCAACCCTGCCCAACCGGCGGACTATGATGCGCCCGCCGTGCGCGAGATCGTCGACGAAGGCCGCGCCTTCCATTCCAGCTATTTCGAGATGCTGGGCGAGCAGGGCTTCCCGGGCCTGCTGATGTGGCTCATCATCCACCTTGGCGGCGTCTGGCGGATGGAAGTCATCAGCCGCCTCTACCGCAAACGCAACCGCCCCGACGAAGCCTGGGTCGCCCCGCTCGCCACCGCCTTGCAGAACAGCCAGATCGTCTATCTGGTCGGCTCGCTCTTTGTGGGGATCGCGTTCCAGACCTTTTTCTACATGCTGATCGCGTTGCAGATCAGTTTCGACACCTACCTCGCCCGCCGCCGCAAGGAGGCGGCGTGGAAGCCCATAACCAGCCGGAGGAAACTGGCCGAGGCCTAA
- a CDS encoding mechanosensitive ion channel family protein: MTKPTPTPSPRLDTEAILPRLESYWTTLVTWVEGNAVELGIAVAAAVVVFLLLSWLKRIAAKVARESEQRAELKSIIARTLARTSKFFRVMVAVEVVNRYANAPDMLTRTVDVLFTIAVTIQIAVWLREIILGLIERRVSDGQHERDTLASAMVLIRLSVSFALFAIAAIVILDNLGVNVTGLIAGLGVGGIAIGLAAQGIFSDLFAAISIIFDKPFRRGDTVTYDTTTARVEKIGMKSTRLRALTGEEKIIANSKLLEKEITNNTLTVYRRVVFPLSLVYQTPPAVAAGVPDLLKEIVEAHGSEFIRAGFSTFGPSSLDFQLVFDVNSDDVEEMFKARHAIGIAIVERFARDGIEFAYPTQTTFTAAPDGTLVMPYAPAAAAAPKARAKG, from the coding sequence ATGACCAAACCGACGCCGACACCTTCCCCCCGCCTCGACACAGAAGCCATCCTCCCCCGCCTCGAATCCTATTGGACCACGCTGGTCACCTGGGTGGAGGGCAATGCCGTTGAGCTGGGAATTGCGGTCGCCGCTGCGGTGGTCGTGTTCCTGTTGCTGAGCTGGCTCAAACGCATCGCGGCGAAGGTCGCGCGGGAGAGCGAGCAACGTGCGGAGCTCAAATCCATCATCGCACGCACGCTTGCGCGGACCAGCAAATTCTTCCGCGTGATGGTCGCGGTCGAGGTCGTCAACCGCTACGCCAACGCGCCCGATATGCTGACGCGTACCGTGGACGTGCTGTTCACCATCGCGGTCACCATCCAGATCGCGGTGTGGCTGCGCGAGATCATTCTCGGCCTCATCGAACGGCGCGTCAGCGACGGCCAGCATGAGCGCGATACGCTGGCCAGCGCCATGGTGCTGATCCGCCTGTCGGTCAGCTTCGCGCTGTTTGCCATCGCCGCCATCGTCATCCTCGACAATCTGGGCGTGAACGTCACGGGCCTGATTGCAGGTCTTGGCGTCGGCGGTATCGCCATCGGCCTTGCCGCACAGGGCATTTTTTCCGACCTGTTTGCAGCCATCTCGATCATCTTCGACAAGCCTTTCCGCCGGGGCGACACGGTCACCTATGACACGACCACCGCGCGGGTCGAAAAGATCGGCATGAAAAGCACCCGCCTGCGCGCGTTGACGGGCGAAGAGAAGATCATTGCCAACAGCAAGCTGCTGGAAAAGGAAATCACCAACAACACGCTGACCGTTTATCGCCGCGTCGTATTTCCGCTGAGCCTCGTATACCAGACCCCGCCCGCTGTGGCCGCAGGGGTGCCGGATTTGCTCAAGGAAATCGTCGAGGCCCATGGCTCGGAATTCATCCGCGCAGGCTTTTCGACCTTCGGCCCCAGCTCGCTCGATTTCCAGCTGGTGTTCGATGTGAACAGCGATGATGTCGAGGAAATGTTCAAGGCACGGCACGCCATCGGCATTGCCATAGTCGAACGCTTCGCGCGCGACGGCATCGAATTTGCCTACCCCACCCAGACGACTTTCACGGCTGCCCCGGACGGCACGCTGGTTATGCCTTATGCTCCGGCGGCGGCTGCTGCGCCCAAGGCGCGGGCGAAGGGTTGA
- a CDS encoding MaoC family dehydratase, translating into MTTITPAELATKVGEKIGTSEWILVDQEMINKFADATGDHQFIHVNEEMAKMTPFGGTIAHGFLTLSLFPVMSAKSDTPRVEGVKMGVNYGGNKTRFLAPVRSGKRVRGHFKLLELVEKRPGQWQQTLEFTVEIEGEDKPALQAEWISQFFV; encoded by the coding sequence ATGACCACCATAACCCCCGCCGAACTCGCCACCAAAGTGGGTGAAAAAATCGGTACATCCGAATGGATCCTGGTCGATCAGGAAATGATCAACAAATTCGCCGACGCCACCGGCGACCACCAGTTCATTCACGTCAACGAGGAAATGGCCAAGATGACCCCCTTTGGCGGGACCATTGCCCATGGCTTTTTGACGCTGTCGCTTTTCCCCGTCATGTCCGCAAAGTCGGACACCCCGCGCGTTGAAGGCGTCAAGATGGGCGTCAACTATGGCGGCAACAAAACCCGTTTCCTCGCGCCTGTCCGTTCCGGCAAGCGGGTACGCGGCCATTTCAAGCTGCTTGAGCTTGTCGAAAAGCGTCCCGGCCAATGGCAGCAGACGCTTGAATTCACCGTCGAGATTGAAGGCGAGGACAAGCCCGCCCTTCAAGCCGAATGGATCAGCCAGTTTTTCGTATAA
- a CDS encoding acetyl-CoA C-acyltransferase encodes MRDAVIVSTARTAIGKAYRGGFNATSGPTLGSYSLKAAVERAGIEGGEIDDVLWGSALQQGTQAGNLARQVVLRAGLPITVSGMTMDRQCSSGLMSIATAAKQIIVDNVDIMAAGGQESISLVQTKEMRVAPDRELIAMHQNVYMPMLQTAEVVAKRYNISRDAMDEYALQSQQRTAAAQAAGYFDAEIVPVTTTMNVTNKETGEVSQKEVTIAKDEGNRADTQLAGLQALQPVLGPDMTITAGNASQLSDGSSASVLMEAKVAEKKGLNPLGRYVGMAVAGTEPDEMGIGPVFAIPKLLQRFGLKMDDIGIWELNEAFAVQVLYCRDKLGIPNELLNVNGGSISIGHPYGMTGARCTGHALIEGKRRGAKYGVVTMCVGGGMGAAGLFEIF; translated from the coding sequence ATGCGTGACGCAGTTATCGTTTCCACCGCCCGTACCGCCATCGGCAAAGCCTATCGCGGCGGCTTCAACGCCACATCCGGCCCGACGCTGGGCAGCTATTCCCTGAAGGCCGCTGTGGAGCGCGCCGGTATTGAAGGCGGCGAAATCGACGACGTCCTCTGGGGCTCCGCGCTGCAGCAGGGCACACAGGCGGGCAACCTCGCGCGTCAGGTCGTTCTGCGCGCCGGCCTTCCGATCACGGTATCGGGCATGACCATGGACCGCCAATGCTCGTCGGGCCTGATGTCGATCGCAACCGCCGCCAAGCAGATCATCGTCGACAATGTCGACATCATGGCCGCCGGTGGCCAGGAATCGATCAGCCTCGTACAGACCAAGGAAATGCGCGTTGCCCCGGACCGCGAGCTGATCGCGATGCACCAGAATGTCTACATGCCGATGCTGCAAACCGCCGAAGTCGTTGCCAAGCGTTATAATATCAGCCGCGACGCGATGGACGAATATGCCCTCCAGTCGCAGCAGCGCACCGCCGCTGCGCAGGCTGCCGGTTATTTCGACGCCGAAATCGTGCCCGTCACCACCACCATGAATGTGACCAACAAGGAAACCGGCGAAGTCAGCCAGAAGGAAGTCACCATCGCCAAGGATGAAGGCAACCGCGCCGACACCCAGCTGGCCGGTCTTCAGGCGCTCCAGCCGGTGCTTGGTCCCGACATGACCATCACCGCCGGTAACGCCAGCCAATTGTCCGACGGCTCGTCGGCCAGCGTCCTGATGGAAGCCAAGGTCGCCGAAAAGAAAGGCCTCAATCCGCTGGGACGCTATGTCGGCATGGCCGTCGCCGGAACCGAGCCCGACGAAATGGGTATCGGTCCTGTCTTCGCCATTCCGAAATTGCTGCAGCGTTTTGGCCTGAAGATGGACGATATCGGCATCTGGGAACTGAACGAAGCCTTCGCCGTGCAGGTGCTTTATTGCCGCGACAAGCTCGGCATTCCGAATGAACTGCTGAACGTCAACGGTGGCTCGATCTCGATCGGCCACCCCTATGGCATGACCGGCGCGCGCTGCACCGGCCACGCCCTTATCGAAGGCAAACGCCGCGGTGCCAAATATGGCGTCGTCACCATGTGCGTCGGCGGCGGCATGGGCGCAGCTGGGCTGTTCGAGATATTCTAA
- a CDS encoding pyridoxamine 5'-phosphate oxidase family protein, protein MTNHTEIKEKFWKALKSDRTMFLGLAEGEDGHARPMTAQLDDAGLEGNLYSGPIWFFTSTENGLYQKINQDSRAMAHFTSKGHDVWATVHGTLTTTRDPAIIDRLWNRFVAAWYEGKDDPKIALIRLEPENAEIWIDASSVVAGIKMLLGIDPKEDYKDKVAEVSL, encoded by the coding sequence ATGACGAACCATACCGAAATCAAGGAAAAATTCTGGAAGGCGCTGAAGTCTGACCGGACGATGTTCCTGGGCCTTGCCGAGGGCGAAGATGGCCATGCGCGGCCGATGACGGCGCAGCTCGACGATGCCGGGCTGGAAGGTAATCTCTACAGCGGCCCGATCTGGTTTTTCACCTCGACCGAAAACGGGCTTTACCAAAAGATCAACCAGGACTCACGCGCCATGGCGCATTTCACCTCCAAGGGTCATGATGTCTGGGCGACCGTGCACGGCACGCTGACCACGACGCGGGACCCTGCCATCATTGACCGGCTGTGGAACCGTTTTGTCGCGGCATGGTATGAAGGCAAGGACGATCCCAAAATCGCACTCATCCGCCTTGAGCCGGAAAATGCCGAAATCTGGATTGACGCGTCGAGCGTTGTTGCGGGTATCAAGATGCTGCTCGGCATTGATCCCAAGGAAGATTACAAGGACAAGGTTGCTGAAGTCAGCCTATAA
- the dgcA gene encoding N-acetyl-D-Glu racemase DgcA: MALRISAAVERWPVAGQFIIARGAKTYVDVLVVAVSDGAHFGLGESTAIYYNGETAESCLAEVEAVLPQLEPMNADAAREAVQILLPPGAARNALDCALWDLAAKAAGVPLWRYAGLSAAPVPLVTAFTISLGEPAVMEADAARAAARGFGLLKLKLTGEGDIARVAAVRSGAPHARLIVDANESWGDLDIAAEAAALAALGVEMIEQPVAAGQDALLAEVRAPLPLLADESCHSAADVARLAPYYDGVNIKLDKAGGLTEALKIADAAQERGLKVMVGCMLCTSLAVGPAFLVAQRADWVDLDGPALLAEDRPDHFGFTGGTIAPPARFL, encoded by the coding sequence ATGGCGTTACGTATAAGTGCAGCTGTCGAACGCTGGCCTGTTGCAGGGCAATTCATCATCGCACGTGGCGCCAAGACTTATGTCGATGTGCTGGTCGTCGCGGTCAGCGACGGGGCGCATTTCGGGCTCGGGGAGAGCACGGCGATCTATTATAATGGCGAAACGGCGGAAAGCTGCCTTGCCGAGGTGGAGGCTGTGCTGCCCCAGCTGGAGCCTATGAACGCGGATGCGGCGCGCGAAGCGGTGCAGATTTTGCTCCCTCCCGGCGCGGCGCGCAATGCGTTGGATTGTGCGCTGTGGGATCTGGCGGCCAAGGCGGCGGGCGTGCCCTTGTGGCGTTATGCCGGTCTGTCGGCTGCGCCTGTGCCGCTGGTGACGGCCTTTACCATTTCGCTCGGCGAACCGGCGGTAATGGAGGCGGACGCCGCCAGGGCCGCCGCGCGCGGATTTGGCCTTTTGAAACTGAAACTGACGGGTGAAGGCGATATTGCCCGCGTCGCCGCCGTCCGGTCCGGAGCGCCCCATGCGCGCCTGATTGTCGATGCCAATGAAAGCTGGGGCGATCTGGATATCGCGGCGGAGGCTGCGGCTCTGGCGGCATTAGGCGTGGAGATGATCGAGCAGCCCGTCGCCGCAGGACAGGACGCGCTGCTGGCCGAAGTGCGTGCGCCGTTGCCGTTGCTGGCGGACGAAAGCTGCCACAGTGCCGCCGATGTCGCGCGGCTGGCGCCCTATTATGACGGGGTGAATATCAAGCTCGACAAGGCAGGGGGCCTGACCGAGGCGTTGAAAATTGCCGACGCCGCGCAGGAACGGGGGCTGAAGGTCATGGTCGGCTGTATGCTGTGCACCAGTCTTGCAGTTGGCCCGGCCTTTCTGGTCGCGCAACGGGCGGACTGGGTGGATCTGGATGGACCGGCGCTTCTTGCCGAAGACCGGCCCGACCATTTCGGCTTTACAGGCGGGACAATCGCCCCGCCCGCACGCTTTTTATAG